CTCACCCAGGCCCTGCTGCCGCACGTCGCCTGGCGCGAATCACGCTAGCGCCTGCCGGACCCGCCGCGCGTCCACATCGAACCGGGCGAGCACGTCGGCGGCGGGTCCGCGCGTCGCGGCGAGCGCGAGCAGGATGTGTTCGCTCCCGAGTTCCTTGCCGCCCAAGGAGATCGCCTCGGTCAGGCACACCTGCAGGACCTTCTTCGACTCGGTCGTGAACGGCGTGCGCCATCGCTTCCGGCCTCCGGCGCCACCGGTGAGCGCGTCCGGCCCGTGCGCCTGTCCGACCCGGTCCAGGATCGCGTCCACGTCGATGCCGAACTCGCCGAGCGCCTCGGCGTCGGCTTCGGTGATGCCGCCCCGGCGCCGCACCCGCGCGGTCTCGGCGGCTACGTCGCCGAGGGCCACGCCGAACCCGGCGAGCAGGCGCCCGGCCGTGCTGTCCGGCAGGTGCAGCAACGCCGCCAGCAGGTGCAACGGGTCGATCCGTGGCGAACCGAGGCGGATCGCGTCCTGCTGCGCCCCGGTGACCACCGCGCGGGCATCCGAGGTGAACTTCTCGAACATCACTGCCTCCCGTACTTCTTGTGCACTGCCTGCCTGCTCACGCCGAGTTCGGCCGCGATGTCCTGCCACGACCACCCCTGGGCCCGCGCGCTGCGCACCTGGACGGCTTCGAGCTGTTCGAGCAGCCGCCGCAACGCGGCCACCGCGCGCAGGCCGACCCGGGGGTCGCGGTCGCCGGCGCGGGCGGCCAGATCGGTTGCCTTCGTCATGATGTCAACCTACGTTGACGAGGCGCGCGCGTCAACTACGGTTGACAGCTAGGGTCGGACGCGTGATCCGGACGGCCCAGCGACCCGGCGTCGGTCTCGACGGCAGGCCACGCCCGACCGAGGACCGCATCGTGGTGCTCGATCACGCCGTAGCAGTGCTCGACGGCGCCACCTCGGCCGACCCGGACCAGCCCTCCGGCGGCTGGTACGCGGAGCGGCTGGCATCCCGGCTCGCCCGCGACCTCGGCACTCGCGATGGTGGCGACCTGCGTGACGTGCTGCGCACGGCGATCACCGGCGTCGCGCGCGAGCACGGCCTGCGCCCCGGCGCATCCCCGTCCAGCACGGTGGCGATGCTGCGCTGGAACGCCGAGCGGGTGGACGCACTGGTGCTCGCGGACAGTCCCATCGTCGCGTTTGGACAGAGTGTGGACGTGCTCGCCGACGATCGTCTGGTCACGCTCCGCCGCGCCGGCCGGCTGCGCACGCAGCAGGCCGTGCGGGCGCTGCGCAACCAGCCGGGCGGCTTCTGGGTGGCCGAGGCCGATCCGGACGCCGCCGCCCACGCCCTGGTCCGCAGCTGGCCCCGCGCCGCGCTGGACGCCGTGCTGCTCGCCAGCGACGGGGTGTCCTGCGGCGTCGACGACTACGGCCTGTTCACCTGGCCGGAAACCCTGCGGCTGGCGCGCACGCGGGGTGTGGACGCGGTGCTCGACACGGTCCGGGCCGCGGAGGACGGCGACCCGGACCGCATCCGCTGGCCGCGGGCCAAACGTCACGACGACCAGGCGCTGGCGCTGGTCGAGTTCCGGCGTCCCTAGGGGAAAGATCGGGGACTTCTCCGGATCTTGGGCGCCCCGGGCGGCGGAAAGCTGGGACGCATGGAGATTTCCGGAGGTACCAAGGGCGACAGAGCCCGCCCCTGGCTGCTCGCGGCGAACGTCGCGATCGGCTGGGGACTGCTGACCGTCTTCGTCCTGCACATCGTCAGCGCCCGAAACCCGGTGTGGGACACGTTGTCCAGTTACGCACTCGTCAAGGGCGGGATCGGGCTGCTGGGCGCGAGCATGATCGCCATCGCCGCCGGATCGATCGCGCTGCTCGCCGCACTCCGGGCCGCCGGGCACCGGCTCGGCCCGGCCACGCACGTGGTGTTCTGGACGTGGTCACTCGGACTCGTCGCGGCCGCACTGTTCCCCGCGAGCTACCCCGAGCGGTTCCACCCGGCGAGCGGCGAGATCCACGAATACGCTTGCGCCGCAGCGTTCCTGAGCCTCGCCGCGCTCGGCTGGACGCTGCCCGAACCGCTGCGCACGCACCCCGCGATCGTGCGGCTCACCCTGCTGACGCTCGGCGGCGTGCTGCTGTTCGGGGTCAGCTACCTGATGCCCGGGGTGCTGCCGATCGGGCTGACCCAGCGCCTCGCGCTCGCCGCGGACGTCGGCCTGCTCGTCACGCTCGCCCGTGCGGTCGCCGTGACCGCGCCGGCAAAACCGCGGGAGCGGGTACCCAGCTGACCCGTGGCTGCCACCGGGCGGGCGCCGCGCCGGCCCGCCTCAGGCGGTTCCGGTGATGCGGAAGACCGGGAAGCCGGGCGCGACGCCCCGCAGCACCTCGTCCGGCGACTTGTGGTCGACGCCGTCGAAGAAGCGGCTGACCTCCCACGCCCACCGCTTCAGGTAAGCCCGCAGGATCGGCGGCTTCTCCGCTTCGGTCAGCTCGGCGAACCGGAACGTCTCGACCCGGCGCCCGACCCGCAGCTGCCCTTCGCCCGCCGCGCGCAGGTTGCGCACCCACTGCGTCTGGCCGCGCGGCGCGACGAGGTAGCGCTGCCCGCCGACCTTCAGCACGTTCACCGGCGTCGACCGGATCTGCCCGGACTTGCGGCCCCGCACCAGCAGGACCCGGCTGCCGGCCACGCTCAGGCCCAGTTTGGTCAGCACACCCACCACGGCGTTGAACATCCCGTCGGCCTTGCCCGGCTGGAGGTAGCGGTTCATCTCGGTTCTCCCTTAGCGAGATCGGTGCTCTCTGTTGAGATCAGTGAACACCGCGACTTCCGCAAGAGCACTGCTCTCAAATTTGTGCGCCGATCTCAGAATGTGGCAGACTGTCCGCATGCCTGCCGCCAGGACCGCCCGGGAACGCGCCCGCGCCGAACTGACCCGCGAGATCAAGGACGAAGCGCGCCGCCAGCTCGGCGAGGTCGGACCGCACGGGCTGTCCCTGCGCGCGGTCGCGCGCGAGCTGGGGATGGTCTCCTCGGCGCTCTACCGCTACTTCCCCAGCCGGGACCACCTGCTCACCGACCTGATCATCGACGCCTACAACGAGATCGGCGAGGCTGCCGAACGCGCCGACGACCCGTCCGCGAAACCCCGCGAACGGTGGATGCGCGTGTGGACCGCCACGCGGGACTGGGCGAAGCGGAACCCGCACGAGTACGCGCTGATCTACGGCTCCCCGGTGCCCGGCTACCAGGCACCCCAGGACACCATCGCACCCGCCGGGCGCGTCGCCGTCGCGCTGGTCCGTGTGATGGAGGAAGCCGAGCTCGCCCCCGCGATGCCCGGCCCGCCCCTGTCCGCCGAGCTGGCCGGGCAGGCCGGCCGGGTCCGGACGGCCGTCGGCACCTCGCTCACGGACGACGACCTCGTCCGGCTCATCACCGTCTGGACGCAGCTGTTCGGCGCGATCAGCTTCGAGCTGTTCGGCCAGTACGCCCGCACGGCGGACCCCGCGGACGCCTATTTCGCCTACACCGCAGGGCAGATGGCCGATTTCGTCGGAGTCCGGTGACACCTTCACGCGTTGTGGCAGACTCGTCACATGGCG
The sequence above is a segment of the Amycolatopsis viridis genome. Coding sequences within it:
- a CDS encoding TetR/AcrR family transcriptional regulator; translation: MPAARTARERARAELTREIKDEARRQLGEVGPHGLSLRAVARELGMVSSALYRYFPSRDHLLTDLIIDAYNEIGEAAERADDPSAKPRERWMRVWTATRDWAKRNPHEYALIYGSPVPGYQAPQDTIAPAGRVAVALVRVMEEAELAPAMPGPPLSAELAGQAGRVRTAVGTSLTDDDLVRLITVWTQLFGAISFELFGQYARTADPADAYFAYTAGQMADFVGVR
- a CDS encoding nitroreductase family deazaflavin-dependent oxidoreductase yields the protein MNRYLQPGKADGMFNAVVGVLTKLGLSVAGSRVLLVRGRKSGQIRSTPVNVLKVGGQRYLVAPRGQTQWVRNLRAAGEGQLRVGRRVETFRFAELTEAEKPPILRAYLKRWAWEVSRFFDGVDHKSPDEVLRGVAPGFPVFRITGTA
- a CDS encoding helix-turn-helix domain-containing protein — translated: MTKATDLAARAGDRDPRVGLRAVAALRRLLEQLEAVQVRSARAQGWSWQDIAAELGVSRQAVHKKYGRQ
- a CDS encoding protein phosphatase 2C domain-containing protein, with the protein product MIRTAQRPGVGLDGRPRPTEDRIVVLDHAVAVLDGATSADPDQPSGGWYAERLASRLARDLGTRDGGDLRDVLRTAITGVAREHGLRPGASPSSTVAMLRWNAERVDALVLADSPIVAFGQSVDVLADDRLVTLRRAGRLRTQQAVRALRNQPGGFWVAEADPDAAAHALVRSWPRAALDAVLLASDGVSCGVDDYGLFTWPETLRLARTRGVDAVLDTVRAAEDGDPDRIRWPRAKRHDDQALALVEFRRP
- a CDS encoding Clp protease N-terminal domain-containing protein, with the translated sequence MFEKFTSDARAVVTGAQQDAIRLGSPRIDPLHLLAALLHLPDSTAGRLLAGFGVALGDVAAETARVRRRGGITEADAEALGEFGIDVDAILDRVGQAHGPDALTGGAGGRKRWRTPFTTESKKVLQVCLTEAISLGGKELGSEHILLALAATRGPAADVLARFDVDARRVRQALA
- a CDS encoding DUF998 domain-containing protein, producing MEISGGTKGDRARPWLLAANVAIGWGLLTVFVLHIVSARNPVWDTLSSYALVKGGIGLLGASMIAIAAGSIALLAALRAAGHRLGPATHVVFWTWSLGLVAAALFPASYPERFHPASGEIHEYACAAAFLSLAALGWTLPEPLRTHPAIVRLTLLTLGGVLLFGVSYLMPGVLPIGLTQRLALAADVGLLVTLARAVAVTAPAKPRERVPS